The Nocardia sp. BMG111209 genome includes a window with the following:
- a CDS encoding LLM class flavin-dependent oxidoreductase produces the protein MQVDYADVQRVWLEADDVPQIEHAWLFDHLMPIAGDPGGPIFEGWTLLSALAAQTRRLRLGLLVTSNRFRPPAVLAKIAATVDIVSGGRLDFGIGVGSRPSHPLARREYEANGIPFHDTADAVAGFAEACTVIRRLWTETEPFDFAGEHIRLTGAFCNPKPVQRPYPPILIGGRAKATLRVVAEHADIWNIPGGDIDDVVERSAMLDRYCGEIGRDPSSIVRSIHLPVSYERPEATRAAVDAAFAAGFGHIVLGLPSPFPVGVARWVAAEIIGG, from the coding sequence ATGCAGGTCGACTACGCGGATGTGCAGCGGGTCTGGCTCGAGGCGGACGATGTGCCGCAGATCGAGCACGCCTGGTTGTTCGACCACCTCATGCCGATCGCGGGGGATCCGGGCGGGCCGATATTCGAAGGGTGGACGCTGCTTTCGGCGCTCGCCGCGCAGACGCGGCGGTTGCGGCTCGGATTGTTGGTGACCAGCAATCGGTTTCGGCCGCCGGCTGTGCTGGCCAAGATCGCCGCTACGGTCGATATCGTTTCCGGTGGGCGGCTCGATTTCGGGATCGGGGTGGGTTCGCGGCCGAGTCATCCGCTGGCTCGGCGGGAGTACGAGGCCAACGGGATTCCGTTTCACGACACCGCCGATGCCGTGGCCGGTTTCGCCGAGGCGTGCACGGTGATCCGGCGGTTGTGGACCGAGACCGAGCCGTTCGATTTCGCGGGTGAGCACATTCGGCTCACCGGTGCGTTCTGTAATCCGAAACCCGTGCAGCGGCCGTATCCGCCGATTCTCATCGGCGGGCGGGCGAAGGCCACCTTGCGGGTGGTCGCCGAGCATGCCGATATCTGGAACATTCCCGGGGGCGATATCGACGATGTCGTCGAGCGCAGTGCGATGCTGGATCGGTACTGCGGTGAGATCGGGCGCGATCCGTCCTCGATCGTGCGGTCGATCCATCTGCCGGTTTCCTATGAGCGGCCCGAGGCCACTCGGGCGGCGGTCGATGCCGCGTTTGCGGCTGGGTTCGGGCATATCGTGCTGGGGTTGCCGTCGCCGTTTCCGGTCGGGGTGGCGCGGTGGGTCGCGGCGGAGATCATCGGTGGCTGA